DNA from Plasmodium cynomolgi strain B DNA, chromosome 12, whole genome shotgun sequence:
TCATGACGCAATTTtgtgagattttttttcttcatatgaTATGAGTTAAACCATGGATGTGTTTTTACATCCCTTAGGGAATATCTCTTGTGGTAATTTACATTGAGCATATTtcgaattaaattttttgcgcCTTCTGAAATGTGCTGTTCGAAATGTAGTACAccttttataatttcctGGAAAAGTACATTCAAAGTGGTATGATTAAATGGTAGCCTTCGATtgagtaataaaaaaaggataactcCAAGAGACCAGACATCCGTTAATTCTCCATGATATTTATTTCCCAGTAATATTTCTGGAGAGGTATAAAATGGGGACCCACATGACGTTgttaacaaattatttttttgatacaCAGTGGAGAGACCAAAATcgattaattttatattttcattatcatccagtaaaatattttctggTTTCAAATCCCTATGAACAACATTaaatttgtgtaaataaTCCACTGCACTGATTAACTGGTAGAAGATTCTCCTCGCTGTGTCTTCatttattcttcttttttttttacaaacatatGTCAATAAATCTCCGTTGGGAACATACTCtaatatcatatatatattttttccatcttcatatgcttcatataatttacatatatgatTATGGTCCATCTGttcatgtatttttatttccttcattattttttcataactgATTAATTGttgtaacctttttttatttaagaTTTTTATTGCTACTATttcgtgtgtgtgtatgtgaaTTCCTAGACAAACTTTTCCGAACGTCCCCTTCCCGATTTGGTTTGTTATTATATAGTCTTTTCTCAgctctttgttctttttcatcttcaCTGCTATAATTTTGTACCTATGTGGTTGTTCCCTCCTCTctcccttttcgtttttccgttCTGTTTTCTGTGCGCTTGGGAGATGGGTTGACTCCTCCATGGGTTGTTCCTCACtagaattattttcattggaTAACTCCCCGGCAGAGTTCTCCCCACATCGTAAGCTTCTTCTTTCGCCCTCCACTTCGAGTGACACCAATTTCGTGATAGTCCCTTCTTGCAGCCACGTTTTATTCAACAAAATGGTTCTGACTGTGCATCTCTTTATGCTATTAGTTGGGGGAGGTCTTTCCCCATTTATGCTTACTGCTTCCGCTGCCTCCTCGGTGCAGTTTGCCTCTGCAATTTTCTTAATAAACGCATTTtctgtgcctttttttgacCCAGATTGGTATTTCCCCCTCTTAAGTGTGCaactttttacatttttcactttttcttgaGATAACATTTGGCATTCCTCTCTCTTCGTTGCACCCTTACCggttgttccatttttttcttcatttcggcATCTACCATGTGTATcacctttttgtgttttcctgacctgttcagataataatgtgcattttttttcctttccaatTTGGCATTTCCTATAGAattcgtttttcccttttatttcttccttagAGTGAAGGGTTAGGCCCCCCTTTGGTGaatttcttctcattttactttttaaaattgtgcagGTTGTGGGGGGGATAACTCCCCTTGCCGATTTCTGAAAATGTGTATCTCTCGGGGGGCCTTTCATGTGTCCTGTGGCAACCGTCGCAGTTTTTCGCTCATTGAAGTGgctatttttacattcgACTTGAGTTCCGAATTTATGCGTGGCGTGaatcccatttttgtgttccccctttttgccgtGGCCCCTTTTCATTGTTGCATTCTTTAGCAAACTGGACACGGCCCTACTGCAGCTGCTTTTTCCGAAGCTCGCTCGGGTGTCGACTCTCCGTGGATTTCCATTTACCTGATCCTTTTTTAGAATAACCATGGGGCACACCTTACagttttttactttatttatATGGATCAGTGTGCATACAGTCCTTTCTCCCTGCTCCTTAGTCAACATTTGAGGAGTGTTATTATGCACATGCCGAGAGTGTGCTTCGCTTATTTGTTTCTCATCTTTGACGTGAATTTCGTTTTTACTAACTTTGCAAATTATGGTGTCTGCATTTTTGCTAAGTGATAAGATGCTCTTCTCACCTGGGGgctcctttttatgtgaacaaggtttttctatctttttattgtttctctttatttcgagtaaataatttatgtgtcttttttgtgtataaaTATTGCGAGTGTTGTTTTGGTCGTCTATGTCCAGGGAGGTAATTGGAATGTGCTCTTTCTCTCCACTCGGCATAAGTAACTTTGGATTAGTATCGACATTGCTGGTCATATTTTGAAATGCTCATTGGAGTGGCAACGCATAAAATGGGTTGACTTTTTAGTGACCCACTAAACtcattatatgtaattaaaaagatAACAATTTGATTTCCTTTTAACAGGAAGGAAGAATGGCCTTTTTGGAGTTATATATTATGGGAGGGAGTGGCGAATAAAAATTATNNNNNNNNNNNNNNNNNNNNNNNNNNNNNNNNNNNNNNNNNNNNNNNNNNTTTTTTAgtgtaacttttttataatttcccattttgccatgATATGTTAccccaatttttattttattttcgcaaCCATTTTGTCCATTGGGACATGCACACGAATAGCCTCACATGGGGCGTAATTTTCCTACCACTTTAATTTTCAGAACATTGTTACGGGGAGGTGCATAAAGGCTAATCGAACTCGAATGGCGCATATATTTGGAAACttccaacattttttttttggggggggggtggGGACTCAAGAACGGGGGCTGCTCCCCACCTTCCGAAATTGGAAAACCTCAATTTGTTATTACTGCGTGTGCACCGCCACGCTTTAAAATTGTGTTTACCTTGGttttctaaattttaaatttaaaaaaaaaaaaaatcaaagaaaagggaaaataagaGCAGGAAGGAGAGGGTGGGCAGTGCAACGAGAACAAAGGGGTGGCTTATGAACGTGTCTGCTGAACGGAGGTGGCAACCAGGTGATAACTAACGCATTAGCAAGTTGCACGCGGGTGGGTAAAGAGTGGACATTTTCTGGGCACACCCCAAGGTGGTACCCCTTTCGATGGTTCAGTATGCAAAAAGACAGCCCCCAGTAAGGGATGGCAAAACCTTTGCAAAGAtttcttcccaattttttttaaaccctGTACTATACCACATTGTTTACTTATACGTTGtgtatgttttaaaaaattgctttgctcacatggggggaggggggaattaaaatagaaaaactGTTTTGATTACTAAATGGGGCACTTTTACTGTACAAGTTGGTCACGTCCCCTTAACATACGCACcacattaataaaaaaaaaaaaacacccatCATAATGGCAGTTCAAATGATAGGAAATTCTCAATACAGTGCTGCcatgaaattaaaattcaGCGTTTTGCGATTTAAAGAAAGTGAACCAGTTGTCCCCTTTGGAGAAATAGCAGAAAAAACAATTGCTAAGATTCTCTGCGTGCGAAAAATACATCCACCAAACGAGAACTTGTGAGCCAAATGGAACATGCGGGATGGGCAGGCAGTCGTGTCGACACGACATTGCGAGTACAAGGTtgctaatatatatatgtactattTACATACTTATGGGTGACCCTCTTTAACGATGTGGTTTTTTgtgccaaaagggggaaatgggCAAAACCTTTTCGAATTAATTTTCTcgtaaatttgaaaaattgccAAAGCCGTTTCGTTTCCTATCCACAAAAACAGCATTTTCCAATTCGCggtgagaagaaaaaaaaaaaagttatcaacaaaaaatgcaccaaaaaaaaaaggtgaagaggCGCATTTTCCTCCCACCATGACAGCGTCGCGTATTGCAGCGCAGCATTGGAGCCGCATTTTGGCTGCATCTTGAcctcatattattttttactgcCTGGTTTTTCGCCCGGATATCATGTTGCCTACAATTTTGTCCCACATTTCATACGATATTTGAGgcagccaaaaaaaaggttccaAAAAAGGTTCCAAAAAgggttccaaaaaaaaaaaaaaataaataataatctGAAAAGGGACAATACGCGCCTgtaatttttctccaaataCTTTAAAGCGTATTTCAAATGCGAGTGAAGGATACGCTATACATGCAAgttgtttttgtaaataatattttttcaatcatGACATTTATTTGGGAGGAATAGGCATATAATATACCACCACCCTCCACCCCTTGAGGTTTGTAAGGAGAATAAAGTAACGGCAAATTTgccagaagaaaaataatccGTACAAAagtcaaaaagggggagtaaaaagtaaaaaaaataaaaaaaaaaaaaggaaaagaatcAAATTAACGTCAGCGTTAACGCATGGTGAATAACTTCAAGCGTGACCATGCGAGgtagaggagaaaaaagagcgaAGTAAACAGCGCACAAGTAGCAATTTATAGAAGACCCGAATTGGGCTGAGAATTGCGGCACGTGTGACTTGTAGTGCTAGGAAAAACTGCAGCGTTGTTTGTTACGCAGTagggaaatatataattgcttctccccggatcaaaaacattttttccacgtgTAACCCCCTGGGTGCAACAAAAGTGCGTTTAGGCTTCACACGTGATAAAATGAAGATGGAAAACTCCGTGAGCACCCCCGCCAACCGCTTCGTCCTGGTGCAGCTGAGGAGTGCGCTAAACAAACACAACATAAATTTCGTAGACGATGAGAATACGTACAACTTGGAATTATTAAAGAAGCATTTGAAAGATTTGAAATTGCTGAAGGAAGACATAATAATAAAGAGGAACCAGTCCAAGGAGGCCATCCGAAACCACTTGGAATCCTTCTTTATCAGTGAAGGGGATAGAAGTTGCAATTTTGATGTCTTTTATGATAAGTGTTTGAATATCATTACGAGGTACTTGGTCgcatataaagaaataaacgaCATTTTgttgggaagaaaagggagtGAAGGCAGAAAGGTAGGCAACCCTGGAAGGGATAACACATCGCCAAGCAAAAGAAGTAAGGGGAGCAAAAGTAACGTGAAGGGTGAGGAGCAGCAAAACGGAGAGGGAAACAACAGTTTGTTGTACGAtctgataaataaaaagttgcTCATTTATaacaacaaatttttgtttgacTATGATGACGATAGTGAGATCTACACGTCGAGTGAGGAGGAAATCCTTATCGAGGGGAGGCCCCTAAAGAAGAAAACCAGAAGTGACAGAGTTTCCAAAAGCTGCGACAGCGTGGAAAACACGAATGAAGCGTACCGTATGGCAAGCGCCGAAATGAGGGACGGCCAGGAAGCAACCCGCAGGTGGGtcataagggaaaaaaaagacaaagttgtgagaaaatgcaaaaaaagaagaatcaACCTACTTAACAGGTACCCCATCTATCTGAGGGACCTGatcaaaattgtaaaggtggccaaaaatagggaaaaaaaaaatttgcaaatcAGTTTCTTAAACAAGTATGGAGACGATGTagatagaaataaaatgaacgCCCTCTTTAATAAGCTTTACCTTTGGAGGTGCTACATGAACAACAAAGGTTACAtcgagaagaagaaaaaaaggatgctcTATAGAATCGTAAGATATAACATGTTGatgcatttttacaaaaaccatgacatttttttggaaaaattagttaaaaaaaaaaatgcatacaaCAATTTGAGCgtcgaaaatgtgaagaagttaTTTCTCTCCCATGAATGTAGTGGGAATGCCTCATCAGGAAAGTCCAGCAAAGAGTGTAAAGtgtgcaaagaaaaaatgaagatgctGTTTTATGTAACCATTTATGAGAACTTGAATTATTCGTCCGTTATGAACAACCCCAATGTGATAGCCTTCAAGGAGAGGAATCTCCTGACCCAACTTCttgtgaacaaaaaggagaaaagaaaaacagtCAATGTGAATTATGATATTTCTTTTCATGCAGATGAACACATTTACATGTTGtccaaaaatgacattttctGTGATGTGCTGCATGAGGATTATTTGAAGAACAACTTCAACGATTTATTGCAGAGGATTAAGGATGGGAGTAAGGGATACAATTTGCTgtatgtcatttttaacaaatataagcataaaaaatttttaaatttaaaaaagattaaaAGATATTTTGACGAACGTAATAGCAATGCTTCAAGTCGGACAGGCAATGTCAGTACGAACAGTATGACTTACAAAGGGGATTGCCTTTCCCTGAGGGATTCCTTctatgatattttaaaaagtaacatAATTAAGGATGAAAACAATTcgagcatttttttcgataagATTTTTCACTCCTTCTTTAATATGCTGTACTCACGTATATACAGCGCACCCAGTAGGGCCAATGTACGGTCGTCCAAGAAAAAAGACATAGAACTGCTCAACGTGGATGACCACAATTCAGACTCTGACGATTTCATGCTGATAGATTCGGCCAGCGGGTTTGTTAAAGAGCCCACTTATAAAACTAGCACGAATTTCATGATGCAGGTTAAGCACAAGAAAGTGCAGCAAAGCGCCATGAAGGAGATTCAGCAAAAGTATCTCAATGTGAAGCAGATGAATGATATTGATGACCGCTACATAGAGGATGGCGCTTGGCAAAACAATACCCTGTCTACGTACCACTACATGGGGTGCGTCCGGACGAAGGGGGGGTTTTCTCAAGAGAAATGCTCAGCACAGGGAAACGAAGAGTGCAGCGGTTTGGGAGCATTCGAGAGGTAcctaaacaaaataaacgaagAAATGGCCATCGTTGTGAATAGCGATGATAGTGATGAAGATATGTTGTGTAGccatggaaaggaaaaacttcTGATGAACTAtttgaaggggaaaatgcaTCGAAGCGGAAGCGAAATTGGATACAGGAACGAAAACGTAACGCTGGAAAGGAGTAAAGTGCAGGATCTAAAGAAGAACATAATTGTGCATCCTCTGATTAACTCCAAATGCATAGggtttaaaataaatgttaacGATATTGCAAATAGGAACCTAGACGTGTACTGCGTCAACAATGGGGAATATGTACAGGCACACAAAAATACTATCAGCTATTTGAAGAACCAAATAACTCCagagatgaagaaaaattatacgGACTTTCAGAACCTTAAGAGTAAGattaagaagaaggagatgaAGATACACGCCGTCAACGATTTgttaagcaaaaaagggttgGGAAAGAACCAAACCTGCTACATAAATAGTGGTCAAACCGACAGCACCGGGGCGAAGAAGAATAACACCGTCACCGAATACATCGTCGTGATTGAGGAAAACGTGCAGGAGGAGAGGTACAAAATTGATATTTATAACTACGCAGAATTAACTGCCTATATTGTAAActcgaaggaggaaaaaaaaagagaattcTATTGGAATTTCATCAGGAACGAAATATATTCCCACAAGTGGATGAACAAACTACAGTTCAAAATTCAAAACTATAGCAACTTGTACGTTAacagcttttttaaaaaaaaccattTGAGGTCAATCAAGGAGTACCTCTACGGAATAATAATAAACCTGTATTATCAAAATATCTATGATGTGTCCCTGAACATCCAGCTGAGTAGGCACTATGGGCATTACGACCCATCCAAGGAGTATGTgctgaaaaatatacaccATAACTTGAATCAGCTGTACCAAAATGTGATGGAGTGCGTCCAAAGCGATATTCTAAGTAGCACGTGCTTTATTGACGCTAGCAGAATCACAGGGGAGCAAATAAAGTGCAGAATTAATGACTACTTGATGAATTACCGGTGGTTGGAATGCCAGCCGGATGACGAAGCGAAGGAATCCTTCCaaggagaaaggaaaaaaaatatagacgATATGATTTGCAAATACAGAACGGTGCTACTGTACTATTTACTCTACATTTATCCAAAATTCTTGTACATACTAAATGTTATTCAAATAAAGAATTTCAAAGAACAGATTAAAAATACCTTGCCTGAGAAGGAGGATCAACATGTCCAGGAGGCACAGAAAGATTTTACTTCCCAAAAGAAAATGCTCAGAAAGGCCAAGGAAAAACAAGTCGATGTggtgaaggaagaagggaaCGAAAATTCCCCAAATTTTTATCTCCCcgtttatgtaaaaaatgaaaaaaatattctaagTTCGTTTGatttatcaaatattttGCTAGCCAGCTTTAATGACAATTTTGAAAGGACCCTCTTCAAGAATGTACTCAGCGGGGtgaccaaaatggaaaaagtgaaagatGAAATGCATCCTACTTGCTTAAAAACCATGGAGcattttgtcaaaaatgaatactaTCCCATTAGAAAGAAATTAACCAATTCCCAGTTGGCTATGGTATTTGCCGTCCTGAATGCCTACCTCTGTTTTGCCACAACACAGCATTCGATTTTCTTCAATGCCGACAAGTTGGGCAAATTCCTCCTTcataaaaatagcaaactAGAACTCGAACGATACAGCAGGTTGTCCGCTCAAGGGAAGAGCTATTTCCCCCCAGACTTTCGGCAGCGGTTTTTGGAGACCTTCCTTCTAAAGAAGGACAATAATTTTATCGCATCGGACAAACTCAAGTGCAAGCTGATGATTTATATCCTCCTCATCCAGCTCTGCCTTATGGATAACGCCTTGCCCGTGCAGCTCACACTCATTAATAGGAACACCGCTGCTTTGCTCACCCGGCTCAATTTCTCCATCGTCGACAAGTCGCTGGTGACGTTCAACTTGAACGCGTAGTGAAGAGAAGCGCAGTGGGAGAGGAGAACCAGGAGAGGAGACGCGAAGCGGGGGGTTCATACTGGGAAGCCCACTCGGTGAAAAATTCACCCATTGAGGAAACTCCCACAGCGTAGCTGCACAGCTTTGCTTCTCAGCGGGCGTTCCAGCAGAGCCCTCCCCGCTCGCCGCGtccatatgcacacacacatttCGCACTTATTTGTcgtagcatattttttcaatttctccACGAACGTATATACGGACCGTGCTGATCACGCAGCCCTCCATTTTCCGATAACAAAGACTGCTAAtgttttacgttttttttaaagggttGTGCATACTATATGGTACGTACGGTACGGAACGGAACGATACCATACCATAGGATACGAAATGATGTGATAACAAaatttgattctttttttttttaacccccatTTAATGaatccaaaatggggagccCTCTTCTGTTACTCCCCCGGGTGGGGCATAAACAAAATGTTACGTGGTTGACATAAATGTGGTCCGCGCCGCTGGGGGGAAGTGTGCCCCACAAAGAGGTTATTTTTGTAGACGGCTATCCCAAATGGGAGAATTATGACACCCCTGATCCCTTCCCTACCTCTGCGCGCTGGCCACATCAATCAGGGGATCCTTCcgtttttctaaaaatttcCACGTACTTAATTTCTTTAGTATGTCTATTCACATATGCAATTATTCCCTGAGAAGaaggcagcaaaatggggatgtCATCAAAATGAAGCGGTATGATGGGTGCCCTGGCTAGTCCAATATGATGACCCTAACTTAGGGAGACAGGATATAGGGTTGCCACTTATTTTCGGCGTACACTGCAGCTAATGTCATACCTTCTTTTTAACACTCTCGCATATCCTGCAAATGATCGTTTTGTCCTTATCACTTAGGGGTacgttttcttcctttatgAATATGAGTGAGAATCCGTGTTCCGCGTCGATGTCCCCTGAATGGGCAACAAGGGGGATAATGTGAAATGGTGCAGAGAGAGCGGCCATCATGGGGATACGCTTCGCTTAGCGTCACGTCGCATCACTTCTCCTAACTTCACTGCATCATTGCATAGCTTCGCAGACGCAGAGACGCCTACCCCATTAGCATGCAAGCCGGTTGGGCCACTAAAACCTACCCCTGTACACCACAAAATCGGCGCCATATTTAATCCCATCCGATGTAGTGAAGTTCCTACTTAGGTCAGCCAAAACGATGTTCCTCAAGGCATTTCTGCTCGTCATGGGGGGGAGAACTGACAGGATCTCTGCTCTGCTAACCACAGTCGTATTCTCTTTctaacgaaaaagaaaaacaactTTGTTACTATAACTTGTGATAAACTTTGGGATGTACGCAGAAGATGCGCCAATTTTTGTTGATCATTTTTCTCTGCGGCGGGGAATGCACAAATCGGGGACGAGCCGCTGTGAAAGGGGATTTTTTCCCTGTAGAAAATTCAACCCGATGTGGATGAAGCTACAAATGGTTTGCGAATTATACAAAGATTCTTTTtgtgacataaaaaatggggcattttttttaaagggaaTCGGATCGATTAAAATGTAACCATTTGGGAAACAAAAGTTATGTACAAATTTGGGAAGGGCAAAATATG
Protein-coding regions in this window:
- a CDS encoding serine/threonine-protein kinase (putative); this encodes MTSNVDTNPKLLMPSGEKEHIPITSLDIDDQNNTRNIYTQKRHINYLLEIKRNNKKIEKPCSHKKEPPDTIICKVSKNEIHVKDEKQISEAHSRHVHNNTPQMLTKEQGERTVCTLIHINKVKNCKVCPMVILKKDQVNGNPRRVDTRASFGKSSCSRAVSSLLKNATMKRGHGKKGEHKNGIHATHKFGTQVECKNSHFNERKTATVATGHMKGPPRDTHFQKSARGVIPPTTCTILKSKMRRNSPKGGLTLHSKEEIKGKNEFYRKCQIGKEKKCTLLSEQVRKTQKGDTHGRCRNEEKNGTTGKGATKREECQMLSQEKVKNVKSCTLKRGKYQSGSKKGTENAFIKKIAEANCTEEAAEAVSINGERPPPTNSIKRCTVRTILLNKTWLQEGTITKLVSLEVEGERRSLRCGENSAGELSNENNSSEEQPMEESTHLPSAQKTERKNEKGERREQPHRYKIIAVKMKKNKELRKDYIITNQIGKGTFGKVCLGIHIHTHEIVAIKILNKKRLQQLISYEKIMKEIKIHEQMDHNHICKLYEAYEDGKNIYMILEYVPNGDLLTYVCKKKRRINEDTARRIFYQLISAVDYLHKFNVVHRDLKPENILLDDNENIKLIDFGLSTVYQKNNLLTTSCGSPFYTSPEILLGNKYHGELTDVWSLGVILFLLLNRRLPFNHTTLNVLFQEIIKGVLHFEQHISEGAKNLIRNMLNVNYHKRYSLRDVKTHPWFNSYHMKKKNLTKLRHDNCDLICCNVCLYKIIILSSSQWMRLILNKIGKIYAIGVDKVCRKLREKGKNSIKTSFYLLLNKTIRMISTNSSLCSHLIIVTQLSVHPEGENLLPIHHAAFSSAHTWDSIPTHNNAVSE
- a CDS encoding tRNA intron endonuclease (putative), translated to MTSRNALRNIVLADLSRNFTTSDGIKYGADFVVYRGDIDAEHGFSLIFIKEENVPLSDKDKTIICRICESVKKKGIIAYVNRHTKEIKYVEIFRKTEGSPD
- a CDS encoding hypothetical protein (putative) — its product is MKMENSVSTPANRFVLVQLRSALNKHNINFVDDENTYNLELLKKHLKDLKLLKEDIIIKRNQSKEAIRNHLESFFISEGDRSCNFDVFYDKCLNIITRYLVAYKEINDILLGRKGSEGRKVGNPGRDNTSPSKRSKGSKSNVKGEEQQNGEGNNSLLYDLINKKLLIYNNKFLFDYDDDSEIYTSSEEEILIEGRPLKKKTRSDRVSKSCDSVENTNEAYRMASAEMRDGQEATRRWVIREKKDKVVRKCKKRRINLLNRYPIYLRDLIKIVKVAKNREKKNLQISFLNKCYMNNKGYIEKKKKRMLYRIVRYNMLMHFYKNHDIFLEKLVKKKNAYNNLSVENVKKLFLSHECSGNASSGKSSKECKVCKEKMKMLFYVTIYENLNYSSVMNNPNVIAFKERNLLTQLLVNKKEKRKTVNVNYDISFHADEHIYMLSKNDIFCDVLHEDYLKNNFNDLLQRIKDGSKGYNLLYVIFNKYKHKKFLNLKKIKRYFDERNSNASSRTGNVSTNSMTYKGDCLSLRDSFYDILKSNIIKDENNSSIFFDKIFHSFFNMLYSRIYSAPSRANVRSSKKKDIELLNVDDHNSDSDDFMLIDSASGFVKEPTYKTSTNFMMQVKHKKVQQSAMKEIQQKYLNVKQMNDIDDRYIEDGAWQNNTLSTYHYMGCVRTKGGFSQEKCSAQGNEECSGLGAFERYLNKINEEMAIVVNSDDSDEDMLCSHGKEKLLMNYLKGKMHRSGSEIGYRNENVTLERSKVQDLKKNIIVHPLINSKCIGFKINVNDIANRNLDVYCVNNGEYVQAHKNTISYLKNQITPEMKKNYTDFQNLKSKIKKKEMKIHAVNDLLSKKGLGKNQTCYINSGQTDSTGAKKNNTVTEYIVVIEENVQEERYKIDIYNYAELTAYIVNSKEEKKREFYWNFIRNEIYSHKWMNKLQFKIQNYSNLYVNSFFKKNHLRSIKEYLYGIIINLYYQNIYDVSLNIQLSRHYGHYDPSKEYVLKNIHHNLNQLYQNVMECVQSDILSSTCFIDASRITGEQIKCRINDYLMNYRWLECQPDDEAKESFQGERKKNIDDMICKYRTVLLYYLLYIYPKFLYILNVIQIKNFKEQIKNTLPEKEDQHVQEAQKDFTSQKKMLRKAKEKQVDVVKEEGNENSPNFYLPVYVKNEKNILSSFDLSNILLASFNDNFERTLFKNVLSGVTKMEKVKDEMHPTCLKTMEHFVKNEYYPIRKKLTNSQLAMVFAVLNAYLCFATTQHSIFFNADKLGKFLLHKNSKLELERYSRLSAQGKSYFPPDFRQRFLETFLLKKDNNFIASDKLKCKLMIYILLIQLCLMDNALPVQLTLINRNTAALLTRLNFSIVDKSLVTFNLNA